One Portunus trituberculatus isolate SZX2019 chromosome 45, ASM1759143v1, whole genome shotgun sequence DNA segment encodes these proteins:
- the LOC123519310 gene encoding uncharacterized protein LOC123519310 — protein MESKVFEDIVHLLQGADWLYNYPMTQVFTRNIFTQMPVEWQKALKDLPLDVLNGLPQCLTLDQWPLSLRVFLQECQRLSCLSPDLGPQTFGGSRRNSNSSDISGSSSSNLQIPQELTYGLTVKKKHEITTLLNIVKEMLDFTGSKHILDIGSGKGYIDSCIHRILHAQVLGVEGNCKLMRSAEKHHWKLYGRCRGITFLNWYLSDNTETLCRAEQLVSYLTELDTTCSCQANPRQGTSSTKDATKTVSSSNIDEIESKSSPDSFTDNENSVGNGSVCSENRCVLLGLHACADLSPIIIKVFRDCVQASSLVLLSCCYHKMSLDPKAADELDSDKQESLSKDSDDTKRHAVEGVPPQNEETIPGKSDFMNFPMSQSLQEIFKQNNFHMSVFGLRLGAQKSGQNWCTETLEDHEYHSRNVAYRGILEAACVEEGLTLKKLRRRCVRKSGFEDFSEYKRNIFENYEFQKIQSDGTSMKSVPKSESTLNMNEDQILERNTRISATLDTCFENHKHNFPLIEPLTGLQLALQPVIEVMVQMDRLIYLKECGFSKVWLEKVFDAEVSPRNIALLAVR, from the exons ATGGAGAGTAAGGTGTTTGAAGACATCGTCCACCTGCTTCAAGGTGCTGATTGGCTTTACAATTATCCCATGACACAG GTCTTTACAAGAAACATCTTTACTCAGATGCCAGTGGAATGGCAGAAAGCCTTGAAAGATCTGCCTCTGGATGTTTTGAATGGTCTTCCTCAGTGCCTTACTCTG gATCAATGGCCATTATCACTCAGGGTGTTCTTACAAGAATGTCAGAGACTGTCCTGTCTCAGCCCAGACTTAGGCCCACAAACCTTTGGTGGCAGCAGAAGAAACAGCAATAGCAGTGATatcagtggcagcagtagcagcaacctTCAAATTCCCCAGGAACTCACCTATGGCTTGACTgttaaaaagaaacatgaaattaCAACCTTACTGAATATAGTAAAGGAAATGTTAGATTTTACTGGAAGCAAACATATTTTGGACATAGGAAGTGGAAAG GGTTACATAGACTCATGCATTCACAGAATCCTCCATGCACAAGTACTTGGAGTTGAAGGTAATTGTAAACTAATGAGAAGTGCTGAAAAACATCACTGGAAGCTTTATGGACGCTGCAGAGGAATAACTTTTTTAAATTGGTATTTATCTGACAACACAGAGACTTTGTGTAGAGCAGAACAGCTTGTGTCTTATCTAACTGAACTTGATACTACTTGTTCATGTCAAGCAAATCCTAGACAAGGAACATCCAGCACAAAAGATGCCACCAAAACTGTTTCCTCTAGTAACATAGATGAAATTGAGAGCAAGTCTTCTCCTGACAGCTTTACTGATAATGAAAACAGTGTGGGGAATGGGAGTGTTTGTTCAGAAAATAGATGTGTACTTCTTGGCCTCCACGCGTGTGCAGATCTCTCTCCTATCATCATCAAAGTGTTCAGAGACTGTGTCCAGGCCTCTTCTCTGGTGTTGCTTTCCTGCTGCTATCACAAGATGAGTCTGGATCCTAAAGCTGCAGATGAGCTTGACAGTGACAAGCAGGAATCTCTGAGCAAAGACAGTGATGACACAAAAAGACATGCTGTTGAGGGAGTTCCTCCTCAGAATGAAGAAACAATACCTGGGAAAAGTGATTTCATGAATTTTCCCATGAGTCAGTCCTTGCAAGAAATatttaaacaaaataattttcACATGAGTGTTTTTGGCTTGAGACTTGGTGCACAAAAATCAGGGCAGAATTGGTGTACGGAAACTCTAGAGGACCATGAGTACCACTCACGGAATGTTGCCTATCGTGGGATTCTGGAAGCTGCTTGTGTTGAAG AAGGcctcaccttaaaaaaactacGACGGCGCTGTGTGAGAAAATCAGGCTTTGAAGACTTTAGTGAgtacaaaagaaatatatttgaaAATTATGAGTTTCAAAAGATTCAATCAGATGGAACATCCATGAAGTCTGTCCCCAAGTCAGAAAGTACTTTGAACATGAATGAAGACCAAATTTTAGAGAGAAACACTCGTATTTCAGCAACTTTAGATACCTGTTTTGAAAATCATAAGCATAATTTTCCTTTAATTGAGCCGCTGACTGGCCTACAGTTGGCCTTACAACCAGTCATTGAAGTCATGGTCCAAATGGATCGCTTGATTTATTTAAAAGAGTGTGGCTTCTCCAAAGTGTGGCTTGAAAAAGTCTTTGATGCAGAAGTATCACCAAGAAATATTGCTCTTTTAGCAGTCCGGTGA